Proteins from a genomic interval of Marmoricola sp. OAE513:
- a CDS encoding DUF2469 domain-containing protein → MSAEDLEKYETEMELTLYREYRDVVGIFKYVVETDRRFYLCNSVDVKARTEAGDVFFEVSMTDAWVWDMYRPARFAKNVKVLTFKDVNVEELSKSDFEPPKG, encoded by the coding sequence ATGAGCGCCGAGGACCTCGAGAAGTACGAGACCGAGATGGAGCTGACGCTCTACCGGGAGTACCGCGACGTCGTCGGCATCTTCAAGTACGTCGTCGAGACCGACCGGCGCTTCTACCTGTGCAACTCCGTCGACGTGAAGGCGCGTACCGAGGCGGGGGACGTGTTCTTCGAGGTCTCGATGACCGACGCCTGGGTCTGGGACATGTACCGGCCCGCCCGCTTCGCCAAGAACGTCAAGGTGCTGACCTTCAAGGACGTCAACGTCGAGGAGCTCAGCAAGTCCGACTTCGAGCCGCCGAAGGGCTGA
- the rimM gene encoding ribosome maturation factor RimM (Essential for efficient processing of 16S rRNA), translating to MAAADPSATIVVGRIGKPHGIKGEVSVEPRTDEPDRRFATGAVLKTDSRRPGAAGPAHLTVAGTRWHSGRLLVRFTEIADRNAAEEARGTLLVIPLDPDERPEDPEEFYDHQLVGLTVVTTEGREIGEVREIVHGTAQDLLVIDADGRDVLVPFVSELVPEVDVTGGRIVVADRPGLLTDLED from the coding sequence ATGGCGGCTGCTGATCCCTCGGCGACGATCGTCGTCGGTCGGATCGGCAAGCCGCACGGCATCAAGGGCGAGGTCTCCGTGGAGCCCCGCACCGACGAGCCCGACCGTCGCTTCGCGACGGGAGCAGTACTGAAGACGGACAGCAGACGGCCCGGTGCTGCGGGTCCCGCCCACCTCACGGTGGCAGGCACCCGCTGGCACTCGGGCCGTCTGCTCGTCCGGTTCACCGAGATCGCCGACCGCAACGCGGCCGAGGAGGCCCGCGGCACGCTCCTGGTGATCCCGCTCGACCCCGACGAGCGCCCCGAGGACCCCGAGGAGTTCTACGACCACCAGCTGGTCGGTCTCACCGTGGTGACCACGGAGGGCCGCGAGATCGGCGAGGTGCGCGAGATCGTGCACGGTACCGCGCAGGACCTGCTGGTCATCGACGCCGACGGGCGCGACGTGCTGGTGCCGTTCGTCTCCGAGCTCGTCCCGGAGGTCGACGTCACCGGCGGGCGGATCGTCGTGGCGGACCGGCCCGGCCTGCTGACCGACCTGGAGGACTGA
- a CDS encoding MmcQ/YjbR family DNA-binding protein, which yields MTDLELDAATVARLGDLCLTLPGVVEENAWHGVRWRVRGRTFAHVLTLVDGRPASYAEAAGIDGPAVVLTFRVTEEDRELLLRLGHPHFAARWGRDLGGLILAGAGSSPDGVDWSEVAELLTDSWRLMAPQKLVSQLSAGGAG from the coding sequence ATGACCGACCTGGAGCTGGATGCAGCGACCGTGGCGCGTCTCGGTGACCTCTGCCTGACCCTGCCCGGCGTCGTGGAGGAAAACGCGTGGCACGGCGTCCGCTGGCGGGTGCGCGGACGCACCTTCGCCCACGTCCTCACCCTGGTCGACGGCCGCCCGGCCAGCTATGCGGAGGCGGCGGGCATCGACGGCCCGGCGGTCGTGCTGACCTTCCGGGTCACTGAGGAGGACCGCGAGCTCCTGCTCCGGCTGGGGCACCCGCACTTCGCGGCCAGGTGGGGGCGCGACCTCGGCGGTCTGATCCTCGCCGGTGCGGGCAGCTCACCCGACGGCGTCGACTGGAGCGAGGTCGCGGAGCTCCTCACCGACAGCTGGCGCCTGATGGCCCCGCAGAAGCTGGTGTCCCAGCTCAGTGCCGGGGGCGCCGGCTGA
- a CDS encoding YifB family Mg chelatase-like AAA ATPase yields the protein MYAATKTVSLAGAVGHVVDVQVDVTGGLIITSIVGRPDASINEGRTRCRAAIENSGLDWPSSKRVTILLSPTDLPKRGPHFDLAMAVGVVAATKPLPAGALEDLVLIGELSLDGRLRAVPGVLPMVMAAAAAGIGRVVVPEPQIGEASLVPDVEVYGVRSLSQALALLTGEDVPEAPEVAPVTGESLLSWRGQERLEQVDLVDVLGMADARYALEVAAVGGHHLLLTGAKGTGKTTLAERLPTILPDLDTRESLELTAIHSLAGGLPVGATVLRRPPFRAPHHTTSRTGILGGGTGRVHPGEVSKATHGILFLDEFPLLPSDVIEALRQPLESGEITIARGDEDATFPASGMLVLACNPCPCGEWSTRVRENTCLCSEVNRRNYRRKISGPIADRIDITRTIEPVPEHERNDRFSQPESSAVVRARVSAARRRQQDRYGDAGWRLNGHVPGPELRSRWPLAAEATRLLDREVYGGTLTRRGAVRVHRVAWSVADLRGVEVPGPDELEIALRLRTGVDLDLSMLARVQP from the coding sequence ATGTACGCCGCGACGAAGACGGTCTCGTTGGCCGGCGCGGTCGGCCACGTGGTCGACGTTCAGGTCGACGTCACGGGCGGGCTGATCATCACCAGCATCGTGGGCCGTCCCGACGCGTCGATCAACGAGGGTCGCACGCGGTGCCGTGCGGCGATCGAGAACAGCGGCCTGGACTGGCCCTCGAGCAAACGGGTCACCATCCTGCTGTCGCCCACCGACCTGCCCAAGCGAGGCCCGCACTTCGACCTCGCGATGGCGGTCGGCGTCGTCGCCGCCACGAAGCCGTTGCCGGCCGGAGCGCTGGAGGACCTGGTGCTCATCGGGGAGCTGAGCCTCGACGGACGTCTCCGGGCGGTGCCGGGCGTGCTGCCGATGGTGATGGCCGCGGCAGCGGCCGGCATCGGACGCGTGGTCGTACCGGAGCCGCAGATCGGGGAGGCCTCCCTGGTCCCGGACGTGGAGGTGTACGGCGTCCGTTCGCTGTCCCAGGCGCTCGCGCTGCTCACCGGCGAGGACGTTCCCGAGGCGCCCGAGGTCGCACCGGTCACGGGGGAGTCGCTGCTGTCCTGGCGCGGCCAGGAACGGCTGGAACAGGTCGACCTGGTCGACGTCCTCGGGATGGCGGACGCCCGCTACGCCCTCGAGGTAGCCGCGGTCGGAGGCCACCACCTGCTTCTCACCGGCGCCAAGGGCACCGGGAAGACCACGCTGGCCGAACGACTGCCGACGATCCTCCCGGACCTGGACACCCGGGAGTCGCTGGAGCTCACGGCGATCCACTCCCTGGCCGGCGGGCTTCCGGTGGGAGCGACCGTTCTGAGGCGGCCACCGTTCCGGGCGCCGCACCACACGACGTCGCGCACCGGCATCCTCGGGGGCGGCACAGGCCGGGTCCATCCCGGCGAGGTCAGCAAGGCCACGCACGGCATCCTCTTCCTCGACGAGTTCCCCCTGCTGCCCTCGGACGTCATCGAGGCGCTGCGGCAGCCGCTGGAGAGCGGCGAGATCACCATCGCGCGCGGGGACGAGGACGCGACCTTCCCGGCCTCGGGGATGCTGGTGCTCGCGTGCAACCCGTGCCCGTGCGGGGAGTGGTCCACCCGGGTCCGGGAGAACACCTGCCTCTGCTCGGAGGTGAACCGGCGCAACTACCGACGCAAGATCTCCGGGCCGATCGCGGACCGGATCGACATCACCCGGACGATCGAACCCGTCCCGGAGCACGAGCGGAACGACCGGTTCTCGCAGCCGGAGTCCTCCGCGGTGGTCCGCGCGCGCGTCTCCGCTGCACGCCGCCGGCAGCAGGACCGGTACGGCGACGCCGGGTGGCGGCTCAACGGGCACGTCCCCGGGCCGGAGCTGCGCTCACGGTGGCCGTTGGCCGCGGAGGCCACCCGGCTGCTCGACCGCGAGGTCTACGGCGGGACGCTGACCCGGCGGGGTGCCGTCCGGGTGCACCGGGTCGCCTGGTCGGTGGCAGACCTGCGGGGTGTGGAGGTGCCCGGTCCCGACGAGCTCGAGATCGCGCTCAGGCTCCGGACCGGGGTCGACCTCGACCTGAGCATGCTCGCGCGGGTGCAACCGTGA
- the dprA gene encoding DNA-processing protein DprA: MTARPGPLDAERRARLVLSVVGEPGDPRLLDLVAEIGPVAVLEALEQQSAGEISEALAERLRTARPEDTYAAALRKKVRFVTPADDEWPEQLEDLAHAEPLHQRGGVPLGLWVRGPLRLDEVVQGAVAVVGARSATSYGARVAGEVGAAVAASGAAVVSGAAFGIDQAAHRGALAVDGPTVAVLACGADRVYPQAHQQLLAVIADEGLVVSEAAPGCAPTRIRFLARNRLIAALSFGVVVVEAAVRSGALNTANWGDQLSRVVMGVPGPVTSAASQGVHQMIRARNALLVTDGGDVLEAVSQSGEQAVVPVAGLVSVRDLLTPLQRQVLDAVPVVRGATLPQIARTAGRHQSEVGDALRVLVAQELVDQGDGVPRLWRLRAGTAPRPSGSG; the protein is encoded by the coding sequence GTGACCGCCCGGCCTGGTCCGCTCGACGCCGAGCGGCGCGCGCGGCTCGTGCTGAGCGTGGTGGGGGAGCCGGGGGATCCTCGGCTGCTGGACCTGGTCGCCGAGATCGGCCCGGTCGCCGTGCTCGAGGCGCTGGAGCAGCAGTCTGCCGGCGAGATCTCCGAGGCACTGGCCGAGCGGCTCCGCACCGCGCGGCCCGAGGACACCTACGCGGCAGCGCTGCGCAAGAAGGTCCGGTTCGTCACCCCGGCCGACGACGAGTGGCCGGAACAGCTGGAGGACCTCGCGCACGCTGAGCCGCTGCACCAGCGTGGGGGTGTCCCGCTGGGGCTCTGGGTCCGAGGACCGCTCCGTCTGGACGAGGTCGTGCAGGGAGCCGTCGCCGTCGTCGGCGCGAGGTCGGCGACGAGCTACGGGGCCCGGGTGGCCGGCGAGGTGGGTGCTGCCGTGGCAGCGTCGGGTGCGGCTGTGGTCTCCGGTGCCGCGTTCGGCATCGACCAGGCCGCCCACCGGGGTGCGCTGGCGGTCGACGGGCCGACCGTCGCGGTGCTCGCCTGCGGTGCCGACCGGGTCTACCCCCAGGCGCACCAGCAGCTCCTGGCGGTGATCGCGGACGAGGGGTTGGTGGTCTCCGAGGCGGCACCGGGCTGCGCGCCGACCCGGATCAGGTTCCTGGCAAGGAACCGCCTGATCGCAGCTCTCTCCTTCGGCGTGGTCGTCGTCGAGGCGGCGGTGCGCAGCGGTGCGCTGAACACGGCGAACTGGGGCGATCAGCTGTCCCGGGTGGTGATGGGAGTTCCGGGACCGGTGACCAGTGCCGCCTCCCAGGGCGTCCACCAGATGATCCGCGCCCGCAACGCCCTGCTCGTGACCGACGGCGGGGACGTGCTGGAGGCGGTCTCGCAGTCGGGGGAGCAGGCCGTCGTTCCGGTGGCCGGTCTGGTCAGCGTCCGCGACCTGTTGACGCCCCTGCAGCGCCAGGTTCTCGATGCGGTGCCGGTGGTGCGCGGGGCCACGCTGCCCCAGATCGCCCGTACGGCGGGTCGCCACCAGAGCGAGGTCGGCGACGCGCTCCGGGTGCTGGTCGCCCAGGAGCTGGTCGACCAGGGAGACGGGGTGCCCCGGTTGTGGCGGCTCAGAG
- a CDS encoding pilus assembly protein TadG-related protein: MRRRDQQGAVAVMMALVTCFVLIPMAALAVDIGVQRVARRDMQAVADVVALDLSRQLTGGTYGSYTASKKAALQTIAEESRDRNATNIGSGSGGKSADISYELGTVDNAAYGTANYFTPTTASNVIPTAVRVKATATVGFGLANALPGDGFGSGSATRYAIGVRQSSACFKLGSYAAAIDTKGSTLLGPLNDLLGLNLGLVSYQGLAAASLNLASLAADSHIGSVDGLLNNNVTLGNFTAATIAVLQKQDKPGNAAAITALQAIQASGINLSKPVHVLDMISLQSTDSAALNSDVNVLDLISGAIQVANGEHGVDVSSLNAAGITGSIKVTQGIQTWCGVPNDPSPTAVAKSSQVKVDLGYSVPANTKILGVDITGGVKITGGIGNATGKLVSPNPIVCQAGTAAAPDSYSVAVTPGLLGLSATSNLELNGTMGTAQLGLLGTLLQGVLGTLIEVKFDHVKLGVNAITAPSATSSTKNLRVPQNSYNSTPKGSPLSAGTRFDKLGLLPSLTNDPLTVVSGKITMTTKVLFAIAVTTEINLDKNAGAGTAIAAVLDGVSNILKTAVNTTLPPLLDPVIKNLGDLIGLNAGGADVYSVSRPTCNGAKLVG, from the coding sequence ATGCGGCGCCGCGACCAGCAGGGCGCAGTCGCCGTCATGATGGCGCTGGTGACCTGCTTCGTGCTGATCCCGATGGCCGCACTGGCCGTCGACATCGGTGTCCAGCGGGTCGCCCGGCGCGACATGCAGGCGGTCGCCGACGTCGTCGCGCTCGACCTGTCGCGCCAGCTCACCGGGGGCACCTACGGCTCCTACACGGCGTCGAAGAAGGCTGCGCTGCAGACCATCGCCGAGGAGAGCCGCGACCGCAACGCCACCAACATCGGCTCCGGCAGCGGCGGCAAGAGCGCGGACATCTCCTACGAGCTGGGCACCGTGGACAACGCGGCGTACGGCACGGCGAACTACTTCACCCCGACCACCGCCTCCAACGTGATCCCCACCGCAGTACGGGTCAAAGCGACCGCGACGGTCGGCTTCGGTCTGGCCAACGCGCTGCCCGGCGACGGGTTCGGCAGCGGCTCGGCGACCCGGTACGCGATCGGCGTCCGGCAGTCCTCGGCCTGCTTCAAGCTGGGGTCGTACGCCGCCGCGATCGACACCAAGGGGTCGACGCTGCTCGGACCGCTCAACGATCTCCTCGGTCTCAACCTCGGCCTGGTCAGCTACCAAGGGCTGGCAGCCGCGAGCCTGAACCTGGCTTCGCTGGCGGCCGACTCGCACATCGGTTCGGTCGACGGTCTGCTCAACAACAACGTCACCCTCGGCAACTTCACCGCGGCGACGATCGCCGTGCTGCAGAAGCAGGACAAGCCCGGTAACGCCGCGGCGATCACCGCGCTGCAGGCCATTCAAGCGAGCGGGATCAACCTGAGCAAGCCGGTCCACGTACTCGACATGATCAGCCTGCAGAGCACCGACAGCGCCGCGCTGAACTCCGACGTGAACGTGCTCGATCTGATCTCGGGCGCGATCCAGGTCGCCAACGGGGAGCACGGCGTCGACGTCAGCAGCCTCAACGCGGCCGGGATCACCGGCAGCATCAAGGTGACCCAGGGCATCCAGACCTGGTGCGGCGTGCCGAACGACCCGAGCCCGACTGCGGTGGCGAAGTCGTCGCAGGTGAAGGTCGACCTGGGTTACTCGGTCCCGGCCAACACGAAGATCCTCGGGGTCGACATCACCGGTGGCGTCAAGATCACCGGCGGAATCGGCAACGCGACCGGCAAGCTCGTCAGCCCGAACCCGATCGTCTGCCAGGCAGGAACGGCGGCTGCCCCGGACTCCTACTCGGTCGCGGTCACGCCGGGCCTGCTCGGCCTCAGCGCGACCAGCAACCTCGAGCTCAACGGCACGATGGGAACCGCCCAGCTGGGCCTGCTGGGCACGCTGCTGCAGGGTGTCCTCGGCACGTTGATCGAGGTGAAGTTCGATCACGTGAAGCTCGGGGTGAACGCGATCACCGCGCCGTCGGCGACCTCCTCGACGAAGAACCTCCGGGTGCCGCAGAACTCGTACAACTCCACCCCGAAGGGCTCGCCGCTGTCGGCAGGAACCCGGTTCGACAAGCTCGGTCTGCTGCCCAGCCTGACCAACGACCCGCTGACGGTGGTGAGCGGCAAGATCACCATGACCACGAAGGTGCTGTTCGCGATCGCCGTCACCACTGAGATCAACCTGGACAAGAACGCCGGAGCAGGAACGGCGATCGCGGCCGTGCTCGACGGCGTCAGCAACATCCTCAAGACCGCTGTCAACACGACGCTCCCGCCGCTGCTGGACCCGGTCATCAAGAACCTCGGTGACCTCATCGGTCTGAACGCCGGCGGAGCGGACGTCTACAGCGTCTCCCGTCCGACCTGCAACGGCGCCAAGCTGGTCGGCTGA
- the rplS gene encoding 50S ribosomal protein L19 yields MTNVIDTLAAASLRSDVPEFRAGDTVKVHVKVVEGNRSRVQVFQGVVIRVQGSGIGRTFTVRKVSFGVGVERTFPLNSPIFEQIEIVTRGDVRRAKLYYLRNLRGKAAKIKERREF; encoded by the coding sequence ATGACCAACGTCATCGACACCCTTGCTGCCGCCTCGCTGCGCAGCGACGTCCCCGAGTTCCGCGCCGGCGACACCGTCAAGGTCCACGTGAAGGTCGTCGAGGGCAACCGCTCCCGCGTCCAGGTGTTCCAGGGCGTCGTGATCCGCGTCCAGGGCTCCGGCATCGGCCGCACCTTCACGGTGCGCAAGGTGTCCTTCGGTGTCGGCGTCGAGCGCACCTTCCCGCTGAACTCCCCGATCTTCGAGCAGATCGAGATCGTCACCCGCGGTGACGTCCGTCGCGCCAAGCTGTACTACCTGCGCAACCTGCGCGGCAAGGCTGCCAAGATCAAGGAGCGCCGCGAGTTCTGA
- a CDS encoding ribonuclease HII yields the protein MSDRPRGATIRRDAGLYGYERALRRAGLSPVAGVDEAGRGACAGPLVAAAAILPEGKAGLIPELADSKLLTAKARERCYAQVVKRALAWSVVVVEPAECDRMGMHVANIEALRRALARLDVRPAYVLTDGFPVDGLGVPGLAMWKGDRVAACISAASVIAKVTRDRLMMQQHELWPDYDFATHKGYITAEHTEALTEHGPCPIHRMRFVNVRRAAGLVDEEPLSLEPQLEIDLETLEETSR from the coding sequence TTGTCCGACCGCCCGCGGGGCGCGACGATCCGGCGTGATGCCGGGTTGTACGGGTACGAGCGCGCGCTGCGCCGCGCCGGGCTGTCCCCGGTCGCGGGGGTCGACGAGGCCGGTCGGGGTGCGTGCGCGGGTCCGCTCGTGGCGGCCGCCGCGATCCTGCCCGAGGGCAAGGCCGGGTTGATCCCCGAGCTGGCGGACTCCAAGCTGCTCACCGCCAAGGCGCGCGAACGCTGCTACGCCCAGGTGGTGAAGCGGGCACTCGCGTGGTCGGTCGTGGTCGTGGAGCCGGCCGAGTGCGACCGGATGGGCATGCACGTGGCCAACATCGAAGCGCTGCGCCGGGCGCTCGCGCGGTTGGACGTGCGGCCGGCGTACGTCCTCACCGACGGTTTCCCGGTGGACGGCCTCGGGGTGCCCGGGCTGGCCATGTGGAAGGGGGACCGGGTGGCTGCCTGCATCTCTGCGGCCTCGGTGATCGCGAAGGTGACGCGCGACCGGCTGATGATGCAGCAGCACGAGCTCTGGCCGGACTACGATTTCGCCACGCACAAGGGATACATCACCGCCGAGCACACCGAGGCGCTGACCGAGCACGGACCGTGTCCGATCCACCGGATGAGGTTCGTGAACGTACGTCGCGCCGCGGGCCTCGTCGACGAGGAGCCCCTGAGTCTCGAGCCGCAGCTCGAGATCGACCTGGAGACGTTGGAGGAGACGAGCCGATGA
- the lepB gene encoding signal peptidase I — MTEPSPGLAPGDAPKDSDSGTSSPGPKSRKAIRSKPEKKPLPVWQESILLLGIALVLAIGIKYFFIQAFYIPSPSMEPAFVKNDRILVQKVSYWFGGHPERGDIVVFKDPGNWLNDIESNSAKNPFTKTLEAIGLYPSGGHLVKRVIGVGGDSVDCNPSDAKTKGRLTVNGKALEEKSYLKKNVLPCDTEFHVKVPEGHLWVMGDNRSDSADSRAHTGDPGGGFVDDDLVVGKVWSLIWPAGRAKWIHTPDTFKDIPNP; from the coding sequence GTGACTGAACCTTCCCCCGGGCTCGCCCCGGGCGACGCTCCGAAAGACTCGGATTCGGGCACGTCATCGCCGGGGCCCAAGTCGCGCAAGGCCATCAGGTCGAAGCCTGAGAAGAAGCCGCTGCCGGTGTGGCAGGAGAGCATCCTGCTGCTCGGCATCGCGCTGGTACTCGCGATCGGGATCAAGTACTTCTTCATCCAGGCGTTCTACATCCCGTCGCCCTCGATGGAGCCCGCGTTCGTGAAGAACGACCGCATCCTGGTGCAGAAGGTCTCCTACTGGTTCGGCGGGCACCCCGAGCGCGGCGACATCGTCGTGTTCAAGGACCCCGGCAACTGGCTCAACGACATCGAGAGCAACTCGGCGAAGAACCCGTTCACCAAGACGCTCGAGGCGATCGGCCTCTACCCCTCGGGCGGCCACCTGGTGAAGCGGGTGATCGGCGTCGGTGGCGACTCCGTCGACTGCAACCCCTCCGACGCCAAGACCAAGGGCCGTCTGACGGTCAACGGCAAGGCGCTGGAGGAGAAGTCGTACCTGAAGAAGAACGTGCTGCCGTGCGACACGGAGTTCCACGTCAAGGTGCCCGAGGGTCACCTCTGGGTGATGGGCGACAACCGCAGCGACTCCGCCGACTCGCGCGCGCACACCGGCGACCCGGGCGGGGGCTTCGTCGACGACGACCTCGTCGTGGGCAAGGTGTGGTCGCTGATCTGGCCGGCCGGGCGCGCGAAGTGGATCCACACGCCCGACACGTTCAAGGACATCCCCAACCCGTAG
- a CDS encoding YraN family protein: protein MTTAGQRQALGAYGERLAARHLAALGMTVLDRNWRCPGGELDLVLRDGEDLVVCEVKARRGVGFGHPLEAVDDVKVGRLRQAAMLWVEAHAVVPGGIRIDLVGVLLPRRGLAVIEHVRGVG from the coding sequence ATGACCACAGCGGGACAGCGGCAGGCGCTCGGTGCCTACGGCGAACGGCTCGCCGCGCGACACCTGGCAGCGCTCGGCATGACGGTGCTCGACCGGAACTGGCGCTGCCCGGGCGGTGAGCTGGACCTGGTGCTCCGCGACGGCGAGGACCTGGTCGTGTGCGAGGTGAAAGCACGTCGCGGGGTCGGCTTCGGCCATCCGCTCGAAGCCGTGGACGACGTCAAGGTCGGTCGGCTGCGGCAGGCAGCCATGCTCTGGGTCGAGGCGCACGCGGTCGTCCCGGGAGGCATCCGGATCGACCTGGTCGGGGTGCTGCTGCCGCGACGCGGCCTCGCGGTGATCGAGCACGTCCGCGGGGTGGGCTGA
- the trmD gene encoding tRNA (guanosine(37)-N1)-methyltransferase TrmD: MRIDVVSIFPDYLAPLELSLPGKAREKGLLDIVVHDLRDWTTDKHRTVDDTPYGGGAGMVLKPEPWGEALDALGAEGAVLVVPTPAGSPFTQVLAAELSEREHLVFACGRYEGIDQRVLDHAATRMEVREVSLGDYVLNGGEVAALAVIEAVVRLIPGFMGNAESLAEESHANGLLEYPVYTKPAVWRGLAVPEVLLSGDHGRIAAWRREQSERRTAERRPDLRHLSAGFADGEIRLVAPADAGELFTLQRACWVQEQQANPGVEIPALQESLADVVSWIATDTVLVARSGGRLVGAVRARLHAEDGAATWDIGRLMVAPDVQGTGLGRTLLEQIEALAPEGVQGYELFTGAGSVRNQRMYRKAGYRLRGEIEPGVVRLTKKA; encoded by the coding sequence GTGCGCATCGACGTGGTCTCGATCTTCCCCGACTACCTCGCGCCGCTGGAGCTCTCGCTGCCCGGCAAGGCACGCGAGAAGGGTCTGCTCGACATCGTCGTGCACGACCTGCGCGACTGGACGACCGACAAGCACCGCACCGTCGACGACACGCCGTACGGCGGCGGGGCCGGCATGGTGCTGAAGCCCGAGCCGTGGGGTGAGGCCCTGGACGCGCTCGGCGCGGAGGGTGCCGTCCTGGTCGTGCCGACCCCGGCCGGGAGCCCGTTCACCCAGGTCTTGGCGGCCGAGCTCTCCGAGCGCGAGCACCTGGTCTTCGCGTGCGGGCGGTACGAGGGCATCGACCAGCGCGTGCTCGACCACGCCGCCACCCGGATGGAGGTCCGCGAGGTCTCGCTGGGCGACTACGTGCTCAACGGCGGGGAGGTGGCGGCCCTGGCCGTCATCGAGGCGGTGGTGCGGCTGATCCCCGGTTTCATGGGCAACGCGGAGTCGCTCGCCGAGGAGTCGCACGCGAACGGCCTGCTGGAGTACCCCGTCTACACGAAGCCTGCGGTCTGGCGCGGGCTGGCTGTCCCCGAGGTCCTGCTCTCGGGGGACCACGGGCGGATCGCCGCCTGGCGGCGCGAGCAGTCCGAGCGGCGTACGGCGGAGCGACGACCGGACCTGCGCCACCTCTCGGCCGGGTTCGCCGACGGGGAGATCCGCCTGGTCGCGCCTGCCGATGCCGGCGAGCTGTTCACCCTGCAGCGCGCGTGCTGGGTCCAGGAGCAGCAGGCCAACCCCGGGGTCGAGATCCCGGCGCTGCAGGAGTCGCTGGCCGACGTCGTCTCCTGGATCGCCACCGACACCGTGCTCGTCGCCCGTTCCGGTGGTCGCCTGGTGGGCGCGGTCCGGGCCAGGCTGCACGCCGAGGACGGCGCGGCGACCTGGGACATCGGGCGGTTGATGGTCGCGCCCGACGTGCAGGGCACCGGCCTGGGCCGCACCCTGCTGGAGCAGATCGAGGCCCTCGCCCCCGAGGGCGTGCAGGGCTACGAGCTCTTCACCGGGGCCGGCAGCGTGCGCAACCAGCGGATGTACCGCAAGGCCGGCTACCGGCTCCGCGGCGAGATCGAGCCGGGTGTCGTCCGTCTGACGAAGAAGGCCTGA
- a CDS encoding RNA-binding protein, producing the protein MLAEALEHLVRGVVDNPDDVSVRDKQLRRGSILEVRVHPSDLGKVIGRNGRTATAFRTVVSALAGRGGARVDFVDVDRRR; encoded by the coding sequence ATGCTGGCCGAAGCGCTCGAGCACCTGGTCCGTGGCGTCGTCGACAACCCCGACGACGTCTCGGTCCGGGACAAGCAGCTGCGTCGGGGTTCGATCCTCGAGGTCCGCGTGCACCCGTCCGACCTGGGCAAGGTGATCGGCCGCAACGGTCGCACCGCCACCGCCTTCCGGACCGTCGTCTCGGCCCTCGCGGGTCGCGGCGGAGCGCGTGTCGACTTCGTGGACGTCGACCGTCGTCGCTGA
- the rpsP gene encoding 30S ribosomal protein S16, with protein sequence MAVKIRLKRMGKIRQPYYRVVVVDGRKKRDGKVIEEIGKYHPKEEPSFIEVTSDRAQYWLGVGAQPSEAVEAILKITGDWQKFKGLPGAEGTLKVKEPKRDKLEIFNEALKDAANEPKREAVTKKKAEKKAEEPAAEAPAEEAPAEEAPAAEAAAEEAPAAEAPAADETAEA encoded by the coding sequence GTGGCCGTCAAGATTCGTTTGAAGCGTATGGGCAAGATCCGTCAGCCGTACTACCGCGTCGTCGTCGTCGACGGCCGGAAGAAGCGTGACGGAAAGGTGATCGAGGAGATCGGCAAGTACCACCCCAAGGAGGAGCCCTCGTTCATCGAGGTCACCTCCGACCGGGCGCAGTACTGGCTGGGCGTCGGCGCGCAGCCGAGCGAGGCCGTCGAGGCGATCCTCAAGATCACCGGTGACTGGCAGAAGTTCAAGGGTCTTCCGGGCGCCGAGGGCACCCTGAAGGTCAAGGAGCCGAAGCGCGACAAGCTCGAGATCTTCAACGAGGCGCTCAAGGACGCGGCCAACGAGCCGAAGCGTGAGGCCGTGACGAAGAAGAAGGCCGAGAAGAAGGCCGAGGAGCCGGCTGCTGAGGCTCCGGCCGAGGAGGCTCCCGCTGAGGAGGCTCCGGCCGCCGAGGCCGCCGCTGAGGAGGCTCCGGCCGCCGAGGCTCCGGCTGCTGACGAGACCGCCGAGGCCTGA
- a CDS encoding TadE/TadG family type IV pilus assembly protein, translated as MSTWGSGKRTERGAAAVETALCICFLVLPLVFATISYAYMLSFRQSLSQAAAEGARAAAVAPAGTSQAAAEAVAKSAVDDALEGVAGNLACGTSNLTCTFTWKTTGCGNDVNGNALKCLSVKVSYPYRDHSLMPTVPGFGFLLPDTLAYSATAQVG; from the coding sequence ATGTCGACGTGGGGTTCAGGGAAGCGCACCGAACGCGGAGCAGCCGCGGTCGAGACCGCGCTGTGCATCTGCTTCTTGGTTCTGCCGCTGGTGTTCGCGACGATCTCGTACGCCTACATGCTGAGCTTCCGGCAGTCGCTGTCCCAGGCCGCCGCCGAGGGTGCTCGCGCCGCAGCCGTGGCGCCCGCCGGCACCTCGCAGGCGGCCGCTGAGGCCGTCGCCAAGTCGGCCGTCGACGACGCCCTGGAAGGTGTTGCCGGCAACCTGGCCTGCGGCACGTCGAACCTGACCTGCACCTTCACCTGGAAGACCACGGGCTGCGGCAACGACGTGAACGGCAACGCGCTCAAGTGCCTGTCGGTCAAGGTCAGCTACCCGTACCGCGACCACTCGCTGATGCCGACCGTTCCGGGATTCGGCTTCCTGCTGCCCGACACGCTCGCCTACAGCGCCACCGCGCAGGTCGGCTGA